The stretch of DNA TGCGGACATGCACCTTGATAGAGAGCTTGTGAATGGCTCAGAGTTTTTGCGAACAAGTTGCTTTCCAGATGCAGTGGATTTAACATTTCCACCAAACTTCCAAATGCCATTTCCCCCTGTCCGTTTCCATTCACTATAGGACTTCAGTGCCAACACACAGTTCACAATTCTTGACGATTTTCCGCCCTGAAAATTCCGAAAAATCTCATATTGTCAATATCACAGcttcttaattattaattatatctTGCTAACTCAAATTCGAATTTGTTAGCAGGTTATTACGGACACATGATCCTTGCTTCTTCCAATTCAATAAGGAAGTAACTGCTGTCCCTTTTCCTTTATATTTGTTAGAAATTCAACTCTAGCATCCACAGTTACCTGCTCAAGATCAGAGGCTTCAAAAGTAGGCATCCCCATCTCTTGCACAGCTACGAGAAAATTCCTTAAGTTTTCAAAATACTGGTAAGCAGACAATGCAGCACCATCTGGTATAAGAGCAGGGTCACATGGACTTTCAACAACCTGTAATTAAATTGATTCTTTATGATAATTAAAGGCTGTTGTAATGCATATGAAGAGGGGTGTGATATggtgatatgtatatatacacacatatatataaatgagTATATGTGTACGTGCATGGAAAGCTAATTGTAATGACCTTTTGCACAGCTCCAGGCTGAATTTTATTTAGTGCTGTGCAGAGAAGTATTCCACTTCTTAAACCAAGCCTAAATTCTTCTTCTGAAGGTTCCGAGGGTAAATCTTTTGCACCCACCACTCCAACCACTTTTCGTAGCCATGCAGCTGCTTCATATCTTCTTATTGCTGCACAGACAGAGATTTATTACCTAAGGTTGATCcattataaaaacaaaaaacaaaaaaaaaacattgatGTGATAATTATCTTTAaacatttatattttataatggAAGACACTGAAAAGTCAGGTTTACTCTACAAATCACCATTCGTGACGAACGAATCTAAACAAATAATCGTACTTTCACAAAACggagaaagaaaaaaagaacaGTCCAAggcacaatcacaaattcacTCCGTGTTCAGACGACATAGCATGTAAcattttggatttgatccaGAAACAGAGAATTAAACTTCATCAAGGTCTCAAGTTCACGCAAATTACAGATGCTACAATATTTCCTGTCAAAAAAGCAGAATTTCACCAGAAAAATAATTGGAAAGAAACAACAAAATCCCCccaaaaaattgaaaagttACCAGCTTCTTCTGCTCTGCGAGCATCCAAATCGAGACCACGAGATCGGTTTCCATGCTGTTGCAGAACATCTTCCACTACTGACGCCACAGAGAAAGAGAATGCACCTTCAGTCGAGGCCGCCATCCCACCAAATTGAATTATATTCCTCGAATGCCAACTTGACAAATTCTTCAACAATTTAGTAACCAAAAAAGGAGGTTAATGGATATTGAAGCAACTTTTTTCTCCCTCTACAGCGAGGAGTTTTTGGCTATGGCTTCTTCACCTTTTTCCTCTCTCTACAAACTGGAAAAGGCTGAGTAGTGTGGAGTGTATGCTACTGCTACTTTTTCAAATATGTTTTCCTTCGCGTAAAGCCACGACAGGCCTTGATCCGAACCTCCTGCTTCGGTGGGgactttttctctcttttttttttttttgtacagATTTGGAAAATTACTATAATTGTAGTTTTTATGACTAATACTTCCCATTCTTCCACATTTTGAAACGGATATTTTATTCGACCgtccgtctcacaagaaactttTTTATAATACTTTTGATCTCtaagttttattaaaaaataacaaGCCAAAAGTTTatatgagacggtttcacgagtcCTATTTTgcgagacagatcttttatttagatcatacatgaaaaaatattactttttatgtcaaaaaaattacttttttatggtgaatattAGTAGAgttgaccgtctcacagataaagattcgtgagaccgcctcacaagagacctactcaaataaCAATTAATCATATGTTTTATCGTGGATCTCTAATTAATCATATATTTTATCGTGGATCTTTAAATAAGTCCGTGACATGAATCAATTTATGGAATATGATTTAACATTCTCCAGATTCATAACTAAAAATAAGTGTATTGATACAATTaagtattaattaataatatgaacttcaaaatatataaatatttttttctcattACAATGAGATTCTTTTTTGTTTGGTAATACGTATATCTATGTAATGTATGTAATCTTGTGTATGCGTAAATATAGTATATATCATAAATAGTAAGAAAACAAATGCAAAAAACTCCTTTTATAATATTTAAGCTTTCAATTTCTATTCTATAAATAGTTAAATTCTTTCTTTTAAttagtttgaaattttttatacaCGCGcgtaaatatttttgaaaaaataataaaatttaaaaaataaaaaattatatttatgaaCATATTTTGATAATTTATATATTCCAAAAATGTATTTCATAAGCTTATAGATATATTTTTTCTAATATGTTGaataatttaagaaaataatATATGCATATCGTAAGTAAGAGTTTATTTGTCGTCTTTATctttgcaacaaaatttttttaagcCAATCAAGGCGAAGGTATGTTACACAATCATGTCCCTTTGTACTTATGGTTTTAAATTGAAATATTCAAGGACCTaaatagatattttatttgtagCCACTTATGtacttcaaatttttttattttatttttttgaaaaaaaaagtgaataggaaactaatatacatataattaaagtctcatgtgagaccgtctcacggatcttaatctgtgagacggtcaaccatactgatattcacaataaaaaataataatcttagcataaaaaataatattttttttatggatgacccaaataagagatccatcttacaaaatacgactcataaaatcgtttcacacaaatttttgcataATTACAATTGGATGTTTTTACTTGTGGTATCTTACTAATTTAAAATCTATGATATGCTTATATTTCAAGGATTCTTTGTGATAACTTAGAAATCATTTTGAGTTTAAACATTAGGTCAGTTTTTCTAGATTCCAATAATAATTGACAAAAAGGTATGATTTGTATTGGATTGATTTTTCAGTTATGACCAATATAtgggtttatttcatcctatcCATGTAAGCATTTTTCTCATGATACGATGGATGGCcaagatttgtccatgcatatataggatccatttttttttttttttttgaaattgtatgtgtgaCAATAAACCGttaaaaaggaagaaaaaaaacACTTAATAATTACTACTAACTGTATGTGTAATCACGGAATTTCAGACTAGCTAATTACATAAATCATTAACAAATCACGATTCGATTAAGTTAAAAATACATACTAAAATGGCTTAAAgtaatattttgattttttaccAATCGAGATAGACCACAAGCACTAAGTAATAATTGTGAAATATAAATAATGATGTTTTTTGtcattaaaacaattaattagccgaaaaatatgatatattatattGCCTGATGGAGCAATTGCCAACTTAGTTGTCAGAAAGAACCTTTTTTGATctattttttaaacaataatgcacgaattttatttattattttgctcaaacttattatttattttttttaaaaaaaaagtgaatGAGCTGCAGGCAATAAGTCCTTTTCAATTATGGGttccatttaaaaaaaaaaaaaaaaagaagaagataacaagtctcaatttttgtttcattttACTTTCTTAGAATCAAAGTATTACTATTCTGGGTAAAGTAGAACTTAACCATAAGGAAAATGTTGGTGtcaatttatatattaatatggCCCCAGCCTGCCGTAATTAATTGAATTTGAAAAGAGGAGCGACACAACCAACcaccaaaattaaaaaaatcaaaggGTGTTCTCGTCCAACGATTTTTAACCAAcgttcaaaattttcaaataagtGGTTCGGCACCGAAGCTCAGGTCAGTTGGTATGCTCGGCACATTTTGGACcttcttttgtttttgttttatccAAATGCTGTGGTACTATACTATCAGTGACGAATGAATACATGCTTATTTgtggtttaaaaatatataatttactccAGTTTATAGCCAATCCAACAAATATAAAGATGCTGAACCCTGCTAAATGTGGACGATCCAGACATAACCTTCATGGGATACTACTATCCTATTATAACAAGATTTTGTATGCTGAATGAGATATTCTTGTAATTTTATACAAAAGTTCTCCCTGGCCTACTCGCACATCGTGAAAGCAGCATTCGCCttctcttatatatatatatatatatatatatatatatataatgaatgaTCTTTAGGGGGCCTTTAACTTTTACAGCACATCAAACTATGGTGGACACAAACGAATCATTTAATTATAACTTAATTTGCTGCTAAACTATCATTATGTCTTCTTATGCATCCCATCCCACCTAGTCTTTCTTTCATTTAGAGGGTCCGAATTAATTCGTTGGATCCCCTATTATTATACTCCAATAGTATGTCACAAAACACTGAAACTTTACTACTGTTGTGCAAAGACCTGGAATCCTAGGTTTAATTGTGGGATAAATTTCCAGGTTCTTCTCAACCTAACGCCCTGTCTATCTTTTTTCAGTGAAGAGGGACCATTTGACAAATAATCATAATCAAAACTATTCTTCACGCTCTTCACAACTTTTTCTTTGATCCATGATTATATGTGATGTGCAATACAACTAGATTGACTTTacatttgataaatatttattgATGAAGGGACATATAATTGTTAATTCATGGGATTCCAGAACTAATTTAGCCGAAAGAGCGACGCAAGAAATGTTATTTTAGAGTATGTCATGAACACCACTATTCTAAACTTTCATATATTATTATGCAAAATAGACCAACAAAAAATGACTGCAAATGGCATAGCATGGAATCAGTTACCAAGTCTGTCaataaattaaaagaaatcTTAACTCTCATATCATTGAAGTCCAAATATTTGCTCTCGGAACTGTTGGAATAAAGAATCAATCAAGAAAAGCTTACAACTTACGAGCTAAAACGACGGTCATCGTTAATGCTTGAATTCAACTTGGAGACTTGTGATTTCGCAATGATTGATGGTCTGGAGGGAATACATCAACAAGGAAGCGGTGAATCATTTCAAAACTGGTGAAAGTGATTACAGCTGCTGGTGTGGTTCTGAGGAGGTTGGTAGCACAACCTCGATAAAAACCAGGTATTCCATCTTGCTGGAAGACTTTCTTAATGCAGTCAACAACACCAGAATACCGCTTTTCAGAGTGGTGCCCTTGCTCCTGAAGCCTCGATCGCACGACCTGCATTCAGTAGAGATGGTTCATTTCAGGAATTTCTTCAAGATTCAAAGATGTGCCGATTAATTCTCATAAAGTTGAAAGCAAATATTTGATCCACACCTCATGTGGATACGTCAAGGTGGAAGCGAATATTTTAGAAACTGATGAAGCCACTGCGACGTTGCTTGCGCCAAGTTTATCCATCGTCGTGTTATCTACCATCACCAGAATAAATTAACGAATAGAAATATGAACATGAAGAGAGAATTTGGGACTCTTAAGTACCACGATCAGCCAAGTAACATTTTATCTTCTCATATGTTGGAAATTGAATTGCAACATGACTAATACCAGCCAAAGCCGGCACAAGGCCACTGCACACAAAACATTCACAACATTATGAAGTGAATTATATTTGGTAAATTAGTAAAACAGAATCATCCATGAGATTCTGTGAAATGATTAACTAACCTGTATAATCCTCGAATGCCCTCTTCATGTGCAATTCTTCTCAAGGCAGACAGCGTGCTCCTATATAGCACCACACCTCCTCTCATTTCTTGTGTCTGCAGTAGCGAAATTAGTAATGATTAAACCCAAtctagttgtgatatagacattGACACTACTGACACCAAAGAGTTGTATTTTGACTTAGGAGGATAGTGTTCATAATGTTTGAAGTTTGAACCGATAACGGtcttagattttaattcatcattagataagttttagtAAAAAAATCAGTAAGGAATTCAAATGTAAATTACCACACAAATGAATTACAAAATTCGTTGGAAtggattttttaaattcaataaattcTCATGTCcataaatttaaaagaaataaattGAACTAACCAATTCAAATTCTAAGAAGTTCCTTAAAGGAGGCCACACCATGGCCACAATGCCGAACCGAACATTTCATATTTCATTCACCAATTCTAATTCCAACATACTTCATACACGTACACAACATGTTTCTATATAAATCAGGAGCTCGATGGTCATTCAATaaaacaaaacataaaataagTCTCTAAAATTTCCTTGGTTCAGGCCAGAAGGCACAATTGGGTCAGCTTAGTCCCACATGCTAACCATATTACAAGTAAATATTCCACATTCAAAAGGATGGGATGTCACAAATAGCATACTTGAAATCTTGTCTTAACAACCCAGAGAGGATTTGTTGCAATTGTAGTCGCAGCTCCAGCACCAGAAGCAGCCAACATATTAGCACCAACTGAGAGATGATGATTTACATCTATAATTCCAGAAACATATAGTTAAGGTACACCGTACATAACAACACCACACAAGGAGGAAAAAAATTGATATCCATTATAGAagtaacatgatataaaataaaaatcaatgaTGAACTCACCATCAGCACCAAGAAAACTTTTTAGTTGCTCATAAATTGTGAAGTACACCTGGGAGAAATCAACGGAAATGccatttataattattattgatCACCTTCTTGGAAAGGAGAGAGATTTACTGCCTAATTTTACAAAGAATCATGCTAACAGCAACCATAGTAAAAAACAGAACAAAAATTAATAACTTACTGCCCAATTTGGCAGCAATGCAAGCACCGTGGGAGAGAGTCCGCGGTACATACCACGAAAGCCCTCCTTTTGAAATATTTGTTCCAAACTTCCAACTATAAGACTACCTGGCCGACAATAAACAACAATCACCATCATTAAATCTCCTGTGAAACTATTCTTAAAGACAGACTCAACCAGTCTCAAAAGATAGCATGAAATAAATAAGAAGACAAACATTCCTGGCGACCAAAACTAAAAACTAGATGGAAGAGCACTCACACTTAATATTATCAAGTACTTAACATTCTCAAGCTTAAAATAACAATATTATAAGCATATTCAAATCAAAATTTCATGTTGGATCCAAAAGTCAATatttacaaaagaaaagaaaaaaaataacaattatTTTTCTAACCTTTGACATTAGCATTAGAAAGCTGCGGCAGTCCATGGACCTGGAACCTAGTCTTGATAACATCTAAAGGACACACAAAAGTAGCTGCAATCACTCCTGCACCATTATGGAACTCAATCTCGTCAGATTATCGCCAATTACTTCATTGTGTCACTTTTATTATAAAGAGTTCGGTACGTAACGTAAAAACATGGCACACCTACAAGTTTTCAATACTGGGAAATCGAAGATAGGCAAAAAGAAATACACGGAATTCgataaaattaatatcaggAAAATATGTGGCAGCAAGTTGAAACTTATGAACTTCGTATTAAAAaaagctattttttttaaaaaaaaattcttttaccAAGCACATGCACACTATTGGAAGTTGAAGAGCGATAAATTTAAAAAGAAGGTACTTGAAGAAACTTTACCAGCTGCCGCACCGGCACCAGCATTGCAAAGAAGGCCCTTCGGACTAGGGCCGTGAGCTTGTATGGCCATGGGGAAATTTACAgtaataagaaaattttaaaacagtAAAAGCAAAATCAACTCCTTGATGGGCGGCGATGTCAGAGTCCTCTCTCAAGAGAACGATCGGCGAGGACAACCGTAGCATGGCCAATCCGTACAACTCAAATAGATCAAATCGACCGACCCCTTTCTCGACGGTGAAAACAATTcttcttcaaaaaaaattcaacaccaCCCCCAATAACTCAACAAAAATCTAGGGCTTATTGACGGAAAAAATCAACAGAAGGACCAAGCAAGATGTTGTTGAACGCTAAACGTTAGGGTTATTGATCCCCCTCCCTCCTTTGGGGATTGGATCAAGcgtcagaatcagaatcaggaAGAAGATGAAACGGAACCTGGTGAAGACAAAATACGAACGAGAGGATAAAAATTATTGACGATGGATTCGGTCATTCGCTAGACTGTCACTTCAAACTTCAAACTCTTATTAAATATCCATCCATCCTTTTGTCtgttttacataaaaaaaaaaaaaaaaaatatatatatatatatatatttttttatgttgagagtattattttttattatgaatatcgataaaaATGATCaatctcacatataaaaatttataacataatctCTCTCCATCAAAAAGGTAGTTTGATCATTATTTCAAATATAGAACAACCTATATTTAAGCTTGTTAATTAATATTGTAGTGATGTAATCATAATTCTACACGGCACACTTTTTCTTCAAAGATATATTTAAGCAGATGTCTTTCAAACAATCTTATAGATTATTGTTCGTGAAGTTTGCCTCATATATTTTCAAACAATCTTATAAATTTTATTCGTGAAGTTTGtctcatatatttttttttaaaaaatgattttgatataaaaaattgtattttttttatagataacataaataaaatatctatTTCTCATATTTATCCGTGAGACCGTGTCATTTGAATTTtgtgtttaatttaatttttcttagtTACAAACTAAAAAATAACAACCACAAATTTCACAGTTTGAAAAAATAGATTACATGGTTGATTCATTATATATAAAACATAACATGATATTTTATTGTTAGGTTAGATCAGATAGATCATACCAGCAAAAAACAATCACTATTTTTAACATCATTCGCCATACATTTATGGGCAAACTTCTCAAAAATCCCTAAAAGTAAACTAAAATGTGTTTCCAGTCCCCATGTCAGAAAATATCACTTTTAACTCTCTGACCCATTTTAATATATGTTTAAAGTCCCTAAATCACATGAAGTTACGTTGCCGCCCTTGTTAATTTTCGAAAACCCTTAAACACCCTCttgtatttgtttttatttttacggTTCCCTCTTGTATTTGTTTTATATCTTCCCGACATTACTCTTCACAATTCCCAATGTCTCCCAAATGCTATATACTTCATGCCACTGTGAATCGGAGGAATCCTTGGCAGAGAAATCGAACAACAGAGAGACAAAATGGGTAAAAAACTTGAGTACAAGAATCCGAAAAAGAGTATAGAACCAAAGGAAAGAAGGACGAGTAAATCACCACAAAAAAAGATAGTGAAGAAAATTGTGAAAGAGAAAAATCAGATAACGCGGAAATCAGGTTTGTATATATCtgtaattttaaaattgaaccCTCTTATTATGATTTTGCTATTTTGTTTCTCAAATTTTTTCTTGTTTGGACAGTGAATGCTCGAAATTTTTCCCATTGATTAGGAACATTTATCCCCAATCTAGGGTTTCTTTTTTCATATTGTTATCAAGTTAGTTTTTTTAGTTATATTGCATTATTTCTGAAGATTACAGATAAAGTTTATAAATCAGGTTAAAAAGTGTTGGCTTTATGAAACAGTTATCTCTAATGACCACgttatttttatgctaatagtaatGTGATTGATACTTGATCGACTCTCTTTATTTGTGTTTATATTTAGCCTAGattatttgtaaatatatatatacacacatacatTAGAGATATATTTCTTATCTTTTTCTCGTTTTCTAATGTAGAGTTTGCTGTTGAGAAGAACCTTTTTGAATCTGGTAATGAGCAGAAGGAGGAAAATGAATTATGTTCAAAGCTACTTTCACGTTGTTCCTCACATTTCTTTAAATCCGTGATGAGAAAACCGAAGCCTGTCTTAGGTGAGCAACAAATTGGTCGGATAAAAGATACGCCGTTTGCGAAATGGATTGATATTCATGTCCTTGCGATAAGTAGTTCGAGAATTGATTATGTTATCAATAGATTTCAGTTTGATTCGTGCTTGTTAGTTGTTGGTGAAGATATCTCAATACCTTTTAGTTATGCGGATTTCTCTGTTATTCTCGGGCTACGTCATGTTGGACAACCTGTTGATTTGGACCTGAAAGTGGATTCCAATTTTTTGTGTCGTCAGTTTGAAAGAAAAGTGACTAATGTCAAACGTGcagatatttttaaaaaactaatTTCGCTTGCCACCAGTGATGTTGACAGTGAAGTCGATGATTATgtcgttttttttattttgtttgttttcaacTGCATAATATTCTCAACTTGTAATTATTCAACCCCTGGTTTTATTTTCCCTTATCTCGATGACCTTTCGACTTTTTTCGAGTATTCTTGAGGAGATGTTGCCTTCCGATTTTTGTGCGATGTTTACGTGACGTCGGAAGTAAAACTTATTTAGATGGAAGCACTGTTGGTTTAATGGTTAGTattgtgttttatttttattaaaaagaatTTGTTCTCAATAATTTTCAGATTTTCTTATTTGTTTTAGGCATGGCTATATGAGAGGTTTCCAGTATTAGGAGTGTGTACCGGTTTACATGTTTTCCCCCGGTTGTTTCGATGAGTGGAAAGTAAGATTCCATTGAAGTTTGTTGAAGTTGAATCACTCTTGAATTCCATAGATTTAACCCAAGTTGGTCTTATTTCATCCGAGTTCATTTTAAGTAATCTCGCTTTGTAAATATAATTGATGGATGAACTGgcagaatattttttttttgtactgGTGAACAGGTTCTACCAGTTGCACCATTTTCTGAGGAAAGGGAGTTGTTGGACATAAACCATGCAATTAAGATGGACAATGGTAGATCTCATATGAGAAAAtttgtaaaaattttaaaaaaacaaaaagatgAACTGAAAAAGTTGAAAAAGAAATGTGTTGAATTAGAGCGAGAAAGTATTTTACATGTAGCCAGAAGATCATTGGTTTCTAAGAAGAATGATGAGATTATTGATCTAAATTTGGAGGGCGTTGAGCAGAGTGATAAAGAATTGGATGAGATTATTGAGGAAAAGTAGGAGGAGGCTAGGCAGATTGATAAAGAATGGGCTGCTGAGTCTGCAAAAAATGTAGCTGATAATTTTGATGATGTTGTTGACGTAATGTTGAAGAATGTTTTTTCTGCATAAAGAAAACCATGAATCAAGGGCAGCTGATTCTAGGAATTATTCAGGTGATAAAGAGAATAACGAAGTGAAAAGAAATGATTCTGGAAATCCTTCAGCTGATAATATTACAATTGGACATAATGCAAATTTAATGGTGCATAATGCTAATGTTGATTTCGAGATAGAAAACAACAAAGTATTAGGCCCTGAATTTGCAACC from Primulina eburnea isolate SZY01 chromosome 6, ASM2296580v1, whole genome shotgun sequence encodes:
- the LOC140833711 gene encoding nicotinamide adenine dinucleotide transporter 1, chloroplastic-like, translated to MAIQAHGPSPKGLLCNAGAGAAAGVIAATFVCPLDVIKTRFQVHGLPQLSNANVKGSLIVGSLEQIFQKEGFRGMYRGLSPTVLALLPNWAVYFTIYEQLKSFLGADDVNHHLSVGANMLAASGAGAATTIATNPLWVVKTRFQTQEMRGGVVLYRSTLSALRRIAHEEGIRGLYSGLVPALAGISHVAIQFPTYEKIKCYLADRDNTTMDKLGASNVAVASSVSKIFASTLTYPHEVVRSRLQEQGHHSEKRYSGVVDCIKKVFQQDGIPGFYRGCATNLLRTTPAAVITFTSFEMIHRFLVDVFPPDHQSLRNHKSPS